The genome window CGGGTCGTATCGTTTCTGCTTCCAGCCCGATACCAGATCGTATCCGCCCTGGGTAATCATCCGATAAAGCTCCGGAATCTCGTCGGGACTGTCCTGCAAATCTGCATCCATCGTGATCACCACCTCGCCCCGGCACGCCTGAAAAGCCGTTTGAAGCGCCGCCGTCTTGCCGTAGTTCCGATTAAACCGAATGCCCCGGACGTGTGGATTGCGCGCAGCCAGTTGCTGAACTACTTCCCACGAATTATCCGTACTACCATCGTCTACGAACAAAATCTCGTACGAGAATTTCTGTTCGGTAACCACGCGAACAATCCATTCGTGCAGTTCGGGTAGCGACTCATCTTCGTTGAAGAGCGGAATGATAACGGAAAGTTGCAATGGTTCGTTAGTCATACTTAGTAAACACGGAGAACGCAAAGAATTTAGCAGAGCATTGGGAGAAAATTCAGTGGTTTGCTCTTTCAATTCGCCAGGCTTGTGTTCTCACTTGATGCAAAGTTCGTAAAGGTTTCAGAATATCAGATAAAAAGGCTGCAATAAACGACGAAAAGGTTCTGAATAGGTTTTCCCGTCAGTCTCGTAAATGTCCAGCGTTTCTTTTTCAAGCGGTAAGTTACGAAACGAAAAGCCGCAAATCTGCCGAAAAAACGGTTTCTGAGCGTGGTGACGGACATTTAATTGCCGGAATGGTAACAAACTAACCTTCTCCGCTATTTTACGAAACCGTTCCATTTCAAAAGGGGGTAGCAACACCCAGCACTGTCCGTCCGGCTTCAATAGACGCTGAATCGCCACTGCCAGATGCTCAAAAGGAAGCTCGTCGTTATGCAGCGCCCGATTGACGTTGGCATCCGGCGAACGCAGGTGATTCGTGTAAAAAGGAGGATTGGTCAGGATGGTATCGTAATTGCCTTCCTGATCAGGTTTAAATGCCTGGATAGATATATTCCACACCCGCACCCGCTCCGCAAATGGACTAGCCGCCACATTGGTTGCTGCCTGCCCATAGGCCCCCTCATCGATCTCCACGGCATCAACGCGTAGGCTTTCAGCTCGCTG of Tellurirhabdus bombi contains these proteins:
- a CDS encoding tRNA1(Val) (adenine(37)-N6)-methyltransferase, encoding MFRFKQFTIQQDRTAMKVCTDACILGAYAPVEGANLLDIGTGTGLLALMAAQRAESLRVDAVEIDEGAYGQAATNVAASPFAERVRVWNISIQAFKPDQEGNYDTILTNPPFYTNHLRSPDANVNRALHNDELPFEHLAVAIQRLLKPDGQCWVLLPPFEMERFRKIAEKVSLLPFRQLNVRHHAQKPFFRQICGFSFRNLPLEKETLDIYETDGKTYSEPFRRLLQPFYLIF